The proteins below are encoded in one region of Hyalangium gracile:
- a CDS encoding AMIN domain-containing protein — protein sequence MRSLAVFMLGWVLVPLLAFAQEKVELNTITGVKVNGSTVEITGTKKPNFTTFTMTDPPRLVIDISEAILKGVPEETRVTSGLITGLRSANYGSDSAALARVLIGYDREVETDIQVTGNVLMVRVLEGGGPLVAQVFPGPEQSGEAATGPTAAEAQAGANQATVAAQQDRAAQEKAAADSAAAAQQDRAAQEKAQADATAAAKQAEEDRRKQEEAARAEAAKKAEDERRAQELAAAEDKKRQQEIARAEEEARKQAAAEEKKRKEAEARAEAEVRKQQEADEKKRKAEEAEQKRLAALEEKKRRAEEARAEVEARKQQEADEKKRKAEEAEQKRLAALEEKKRRAEEAEQKRLAQAEPKPRDEGARPPRVAAAEPPRREEPESPSAGSVSGRRGILEIVGFQQRDGGSRVYVRTSEPVSYKVSEGRNEIVLMLENTQIGKGNNTRALDTSFFDTAVTRVDPTVGPDRSVRVSIKLKEQVPVQTRQEGNTISLEFARPSR from the coding sequence ATGAGGTCCCTGGCGGTGTTCATGCTCGGCTGGGTGCTGGTTCCCCTCCTTGCGTTCGCGCAAGAGAAGGTGGAGCTCAACACCATCACGGGCGTGAAGGTGAACGGCAGCACGGTGGAGATCACCGGCACCAAGAAGCCGAACTTCACCACCTTCACCATGACGGATCCGCCGCGCCTGGTCATCGACATCTCCGAGGCCATCCTCAAGGGGGTGCCGGAGGAGACGCGGGTGACCAGCGGCCTCATCACCGGCCTGCGCTCGGCCAACTACGGCTCGGACTCGGCCGCCCTGGCCCGGGTGCTCATCGGCTACGACCGGGAGGTGGAGACCGACATCCAGGTGACGGGCAACGTCCTGATGGTGAGGGTGCTGGAGGGCGGAGGGCCGCTCGTGGCCCAGGTGTTCCCCGGCCCCGAGCAGTCCGGCGAGGCCGCCACGGGCCCCACCGCGGCGGAGGCCCAGGCGGGCGCCAACCAGGCGACCGTGGCGGCCCAGCAGGACCGGGCGGCGCAGGAGAAGGCCGCCGCGGATTCGGCCGCCGCGGCCCAGCAGGACCGGGCAGCCCAGGAGAAGGCCCAGGCGGATGCGACCGCCGCGGCGAAGCAGGCCGAGGAGGATCGCCGCAAGCAGGAGGAGGCCGCGCGCGCCGAGGCGGCGAAGAAGGCCGAGGACGAGCGCCGCGCCCAGGAGCTGGCCGCCGCCGAGGACAAGAAGCGCCAGCAGGAGATTGCCCGCGCGGAGGAGGAGGCCCGCAAGCAGGCCGCGGCCGAGGAGAAGAAGCGCAAGGAGGCGGAGGCGCGCGCGGAGGCCGAGGTTCGCAAGCAGCAGGAGGCCGACGAGAAGAAGCGAAAGGCGGAGGAGGCCGAGCAGAAGCGTCTGGCCGCCCTGGAGGAGAAGAAGCGCCGGGCGGAGGAGGCGCGCGCGGAGGTCGAGGCCCGCAAACAGCAGGAGGCCGACGAGAAGAAGCGCAAGGCCGAGGAGGCCGAGCAGAAGCGCCTGGCCGCCCTGGAGGAGAAGAAGCGCCGGGCGGAGGAGGCCGAGCAGAAGCGCCTGGCCCAGGCCGAGCCGAAGCCGCGTGACGAGGGCGCGCGCCCACCCCGAGTGGCCGCCGCCGAGCCGCCTCGCCGGGAGGAGCCGGAGAGCCCCTCGGCGGGCTCCGTCTCCGGGCGCCGCGGCATCCTGGAGATCGTCGGTTTCCAACAGCGGGACGGCGGCTCGCGTGTCTACGTGCGCACCAGCGAGCCGGTGAGCTACAAGGTCTCCGAGGGCCGCAACGAGATCGTCCTCATGCTGGAGAACACGCAGATCGGCAAGGGCAACAACACCCGTGCGCTCGACACCTCGTTCTTCGACACCGCCGTCACTCGCGTGGACCCCACCGTCGGGCCGGATCGCTCCGTGCGCGTGTCCATCAAGCTCAAGGAGCAGGTGCCCGTCCAGACGCGCCAGGAGGGCAACACCATCTCCCTGGAGTTCGCGCGCCCGAGCCGCTGA
- a CDS encoding LPS-assembly protein LptD, with product MSLLLPATVALLVSAQIPLSTQIQLPTGETVEVAADYVVYEPDRQLLTAKGHTELRTAETLLRADEVTYDQSAQTARASGSVMFVSGQFAAVADEVTVDLQSNEANVKGGLFMQKRNVTAEALRAAETPQQLRQMGETPVLISGTRIKRTGPNAFQVDDLAFTPCECGPGEPSWRVEANNANVAMGERAILTWPVVYVHSVPVFALPWLYLPLAERRSGLLVPRPTTSGLNGFSIDQPVFFTLGRSYDITFTPGYYTGASRENHDLGGGITRLEPRYTGIRGPRLLTEFRYVPSEQTRGRATLGVVYDLQPVRNPVDGLFFRPGGPTEEAVTEARGLRGEASWQHVQDLGNGFRNRIDAAFVSDGYYTRDLTADIVARENQYLRSTGVLYHRGEEHYAGVEVSLRQDIRWAFHFLREDRVPAAVDPSRPVIPGPITFQELPALTVALPEQRLFGSRWAAGLRAEFTRLSPFTRSFGDEGEDGLFEPSRLRVIPGPDGTPQVLVEETQSDGVFNASDREARDRLDFFPRIATSFGVGPYARVTPSLALRQDFYVGEVSGRVAQRGYPLLGVVADSELARTYERGDSAWRHTLMPSVELRYVPGVWGGVPSPGASPDRPPQIYDEIDAALPVGADGQGQGFLQAVVEVAQSLQIKKGDQRREVLRLRLGQGFDLTRPGLTFGNSTQTEQARRVLRDSYARLHASAGVLNGGALVRFDPNTTRITQLSADASIDNGKGEALYARYDDLLAVGPDRLRRGIDALVGPAAESQARAQLLVAGARLSLGIGLGLRYEAIVQPLAKTESPLAQQVLGVSYGPACDCWRIEGVATLRRGQSRPDFGMNLNVAGVGAFGSGG from the coding sequence ATGAGCCTGTTGCTTCCGGCGACCGTCGCGCTGCTCGTCTCGGCGCAGATTCCGCTGTCCACCCAGATCCAGCTCCCCACCGGGGAGACGGTCGAGGTGGCGGCGGACTACGTCGTCTACGAGCCAGACCGCCAGCTGCTCACCGCCAAGGGCCACACCGAGCTGCGCACCGCCGAGACGCTGCTGCGCGCGGACGAGGTGACGTACGACCAGTCCGCCCAGACGGCGCGCGCCAGCGGCAGTGTGATGTTCGTGAGCGGACAGTTCGCCGCCGTGGCGGACGAGGTGACGGTCGACCTCCAGTCCAACGAGGCCAACGTCAAGGGCGGCCTCTTCATGCAGAAGCGCAACGTCACCGCCGAGGCCCTGCGCGCCGCGGAGACGCCCCAGCAGCTGCGCCAGATGGGCGAGACGCCCGTCCTCATCAGCGGCACCCGCATCAAGCGCACCGGCCCCAACGCCTTCCAGGTGGATGATCTCGCCTTCACCCCGTGCGAGTGCGGCCCCGGCGAGCCGAGCTGGCGCGTGGAGGCCAACAACGCGAACGTGGCGATGGGCGAGCGCGCCATCCTCACCTGGCCCGTCGTCTACGTGCACTCGGTGCCGGTGTTCGCGCTGCCCTGGCTGTACCTGCCGCTGGCCGAGCGCCGCTCCGGCCTGCTGGTGCCGCGCCCCACCACCTCCGGGCTCAACGGCTTCAGCATCGACCAGCCCGTCTTCTTCACGCTCGGGCGCAGCTACGACATCACCTTCACGCCCGGCTACTACACCGGCGCCTCCCGCGAGAATCACGATCTCGGCGGCGGCATCACCCGGCTCGAGCCTCGCTATACGGGCATCCGCGGCCCCCGCCTGCTCACCGAGTTCCGCTACGTGCCCAGCGAGCAGACCCGCGGGCGGGCCACGCTGGGCGTCGTCTATGATCTGCAGCCCGTCCGCAACCCGGTGGACGGCCTGTTCTTCCGTCCGGGAGGCCCCACCGAGGAGGCCGTCACCGAGGCGCGCGGGCTGCGCGGCGAGGCCTCCTGGCAGCACGTGCAGGATCTCGGCAACGGCTTCCGCAACCGGATCGACGCGGCGTTCGTCTCGGACGGCTACTACACGCGCGATCTCACCGCGGACATCGTCGCCCGGGAGAACCAGTACCTGCGCAGCACCGGCGTGCTCTACCACCGGGGCGAGGAGCACTACGCCGGCGTGGAGGTCTCCCTCCGCCAGGACATCCGCTGGGCCTTCCACTTCCTGCGCGAGGATCGCGTCCCCGCCGCGGTGGATCCCTCCCGGCCCGTCATCCCGGGCCCCATCACCTTCCAGGAGCTGCCCGCCCTCACGGTGGCGCTGCCCGAGCAGCGGCTCTTCGGCAGCCGCTGGGCCGCCGGGCTGCGCGCGGAGTTCACCCGCCTGTCTCCCTTCACCCGGAGCTTCGGGGACGAGGGAGAGGATGGCCTCTTCGAGCCCTCCCGCCTTCGCGTCATCCCCGGCCCCGATGGGACGCCCCAGGTCCTCGTGGAGGAGACCCAGTCCGATGGCGTCTTCAACGCCTCGGACCGCGAGGCCCGCGACCGGCTGGACTTCTTCCCCCGGATCGCCACGTCCTTCGGGGTGGGGCCCTACGCGCGGGTGACGCCCTCGCTGGCGCTCCGGCAGGACTTCTATGTGGGGGAGGTGTCCGGGCGCGTGGCCCAGCGCGGCTATCCCTTGCTGGGCGTCGTCGCGGACTCGGAGCTGGCGCGCACCTACGAGCGGGGCGACTCCGCCTGGCGCCACACACTCATGCCCTCCGTGGAGCTGCGATACGTACCCGGCGTGTGGGGAGGCGTCCCCTCGCCAGGTGCCTCGCCCGACCGACCGCCGCAAATCTACGACGAGATTGACGCGGCGCTTCCGGTGGGAGCCGACGGCCAGGGGCAAGGCTTCCTCCAGGCGGTCGTCGAGGTCGCCCAGTCCCTTCAAATCAAGAAGGGCGACCAGCGCCGCGAGGTGCTCCGCCTGCGCCTCGGCCAGGGGTTTGATCTGACCCGGCCGGGTCTGACTTTCGGAAACTCAACACAGACCGAGCAGGCTCGAAGGGTGCTGCGCGACTCCTACGCTCGCCTCCATGCCAGCGCGGGCGTGCTCAACGGCGGGGCCCTGGTCCGCTTCGACCCGAACACCACTCGCATCACCCAGCTCAGCGCGGATGCCTCTATAGACAACGGGAAGGGCGAGGCGCTCTACGCCCGTTACGATGATCTGCTGGCGGTGGGGCCTGACCGGCTGCGTCGAGGCATCGACGCCCTGGTTGGTCCGGCTGCGGAGAGCCAGGCCCGCGCCCAGCTCCTCGTGGCGGGCGCGCGTTTGTCGCTCGGAATCGGACTCGGTCTGCGGTACGAAGCCATCGTGCAGCCACTCGCGAAGACGGAGTCGCCGCTCGCCCAGCAGGTTCTGGGCGTGTCGTACGGTCCCGCGTGTGACTGCTGGCGCATCGAGGGAGTTGCCACGCTGCGCCGTGGGCAGAGCAGGCCGGACTTCGGGATGAACCTGAATGTGGCCGGAGTCGGTGCCTTCGGGTCTGGAGGTTGA
- a CDS encoding helix-turn-helix domain-containing protein: MSELGKRIGQRIRELRTQRPERWTQEELAERAQISVSFLSMIERGERVAHVETLAALASALGVSLGELFAGTEQSLAQTEDLLRPLSDFARARGLTARDVDRLLGVARVMFNGSTA; encoded by the coding sequence GTGTCGGAACTCGGAAAACGTATCGGCCAACGCATCCGCGAGCTTCGCACGCAGCGGCCTGAGCGTTGGACCCAGGAAGAGCTCGCGGAGCGGGCTCAGATCAGTGTGTCCTTTCTCTCCATGATCGAGCGAGGTGAGCGTGTTGCCCATGTGGAGACGCTCGCCGCGCTCGCCAGCGCCCTGGGCGTGAGCCTCGGGGAGCTGTTTGCCGGAACGGAGCAGTCCCTGGCTCAGACCGAGGATCTGCTCCGCCCGCTGTCGGATTTTGCCCGCGCTCGAGGGCTGACGGCTCGAGATGTCGATCGCCTGCTCGGCGTGGCGCGGGTGATGTTCAACGGATCCACCGCCTAG
- a CDS encoding TetR/AcrR family transcriptional regulator: MSQQQSSNAADGGGREGERRRTILRAAINVFASKGYHGCRIADVAKEAGVAYGLVYHYFKNKDELLETVFETGWSGFVSRVSAVALGEGTLAQKVRGITEVAFEAYRVDPRAVKVLILEIARSPGGRVNRQTAFLDAIRLCSEMLSRAQAQGELRPEVDPQLAAALFFGNIEMGFTALVMGLVDPRDTEKLERAKEQIAGSFLHGVLAVDGDADPEVPWKKEQGKSATRSKVARRS; this comes from the coding sequence GTGAGCCAGCAGCAGAGCAGCAATGCGGCCGACGGAGGAGGGCGTGAAGGCGAGCGCCGCCGCACCATCCTCCGCGCCGCGATCAACGTCTTCGCGAGCAAGGGCTACCACGGCTGCCGCATCGCGGACGTCGCCAAAGAGGCGGGCGTGGCCTACGGGCTCGTCTACCACTACTTCAAGAACAAGGATGAGCTGCTGGAGACCGTCTTCGAGACGGGCTGGAGCGGCTTCGTCTCGCGCGTGAGCGCGGTGGCCCTGGGCGAGGGCACGCTGGCGCAGAAGGTGCGCGGCATCACCGAGGTGGCCTTCGAGGCGTACCGGGTGGATCCGCGGGCGGTGAAGGTGCTCATCCTCGAGATCGCCCGCAGCCCCGGCGGCCGGGTGAACCGGCAGACGGCCTTCCTGGATGCCATCCGCCTGTGCTCGGAGATGCTGTCGCGGGCCCAGGCCCAGGGCGAGCTGCGGCCGGAGGTGGACCCTCAGCTGGCCGCGGCGCTCTTCTTCGGCAACATCGAGATGGGGTTCACCGCGCTGGTGATGGGGCTGGTGGATCCCCGGGACACCGAGAAGCTGGAGCGGGCCAAGGAGCAGATCGCCGGCTCCTTCCTGCACGGCGTCCTCGCCGTGGACGGTGACGCAGACCCGGAGGTGCCATGGAAGAAGGAGCAGGGGAAGTCCGCTACGCGGTCCAAGGTAGCCAGGCGCTCATAA
- a CDS encoding enoyl-CoA hydratase/isomerase family protein — MEEGAGEVRYAVQGSQALITIDRPRARNALSHAVVQALMEALGRAEADAAARVVVLTGAGEKVFCAGGDLGQMGEGGFLATHDGRRAYAALLARVQGCRKPTVARVNGHALAGGLGLMLACDLAVAVETAEFGTPEIDVGLFPMMMMALLQRHVGRKRTLEMVMTGERLPAREALALGMLNRVVPAAELDAAVGALATKLAGKSQAVLALGKRAFFTAEDLPLPAALEFLASQLSLNVMAEDAAEGITAFLEKRPPKWNDR; from the coding sequence ATGGAAGAAGGAGCAGGGGAAGTCCGCTACGCGGTCCAAGGTAGCCAGGCGCTCATAACCATCGACCGGCCGCGGGCGCGCAACGCGCTGTCGCACGCCGTGGTGCAGGCGCTGATGGAGGCGCTGGGCCGCGCGGAGGCGGACGCGGCGGCGCGGGTGGTGGTGCTCACCGGCGCCGGGGAGAAGGTGTTCTGCGCCGGAGGCGACTTGGGGCAGATGGGGGAGGGCGGCTTCCTGGCCACCCATGACGGCCGGCGCGCCTACGCCGCGCTGCTCGCCCGGGTGCAGGGGTGCCGCAAGCCCACGGTGGCGCGGGTGAACGGGCACGCGCTCGCCGGAGGGCTGGGGTTGATGCTGGCGTGCGACCTGGCGGTGGCCGTCGAGACGGCGGAGTTCGGCACCCCGGAGATCGACGTGGGGCTGTTCCCCATGATGATGATGGCGCTGCTGCAGCGGCACGTGGGCCGCAAGCGGACGCTGGAGATGGTGATGACGGGCGAGCGGCTGCCGGCGCGCGAGGCGCTGGCGCTGGGCATGCTCAACCGGGTGGTGCCGGCGGCGGAGCTGGACGCGGCCGTGGGCGCGCTGGCCACGAAGCTTGCGGGGAAGAGCCAGGCGGTGCTGGCGCTCGGCAAGCGGGCCTTCTTCACCGCCGAGGATCTGCCGCTGCCCGCGGCCCTGGAGTTCCTGGCGTCCCAGCTCTCGCTCAACGTGATGGCGGAGGACGCCGCCGAGGGCATCACCGCCTTCCTGGAGAAGCGCCCCCCGAAGTGGAACGACCGGTAG
- a CDS encoding M23 family metallopeptidase — MPLAPFLPRSCCLLPFALLSLGLVAFGADAQPSLSVQPGTAKPGDPVLITVRGVDNLPSGTVAGRPLRFFEAAGGAWQALSGLAVEQAVGTVAVKVTAPRQRDGSRVELAGTLDVVEPGYPERQLQVAGKYVKPPPSVKARMAEDRAAFATAFSQEFSPPRFQGNFAWPRQDRITAPYGDRRSFNGKLQSQHFGTDIDGNTGDPIYAANDGEVVLTRDCYSSGGTVILHHGAGLYTTYFHMSRMDVKSGTQVKQGDKLGLVGKTGRVTGPHLHWGVKVDGLWVDGLSLLKLDFFGTPEPRVATAAPGPVQAAPTEPLAGKGEPAAPVTTSGSP, encoded by the coding sequence ATGCCGCTTGCGCCCTTTCTTCCCCGCTCCTGCTGCCTGCTCCCCTTCGCGCTGCTCTCCCTGGGCCTGGTGGCCTTCGGGGCGGACGCCCAGCCGAGCCTCTCCGTGCAGCCCGGGACGGCGAAGCCGGGAGATCCGGTGCTGATCACCGTGCGCGGCGTGGACAACCTCCCCTCGGGCACCGTGGCGGGCCGGCCCCTGCGCTTCTTCGAGGCCGCGGGCGGCGCGTGGCAGGCCCTCTCCGGGCTCGCGGTGGAGCAGGCCGTGGGCACCGTGGCGGTGAAGGTGACGGCCCCCCGCCAGCGGGACGGCTCCCGCGTTGAGCTCGCGGGCACGCTGGACGTGGTGGAGCCGGGCTACCCGGAGCGCCAGCTCCAGGTGGCGGGCAAGTACGTCAAGCCGCCCCCTTCCGTGAAGGCCCGCATGGCCGAGGATCGCGCCGCCTTCGCCACCGCCTTCTCCCAGGAGTTCAGCCCGCCGCGCTTCCAGGGCAACTTCGCCTGGCCGCGCCAGGATCGCATCACCGCGCCCTACGGCGACCGGCGCTCCTTCAACGGCAAGCTCCAGAGCCAGCACTTCGGCACGGACATCGACGGCAACACGGGCGATCCGATCTACGCCGCCAACGACGGCGAGGTGGTGCTCACGCGCGACTGCTACAGCTCGGGCGGCACGGTGATCCTCCACCACGGCGCGGGCCTGTACACCACGTACTTCCACATGTCGCGCATGGACGTGAAGTCGGGCACCCAGGTGAAGCAGGGCGACAAGCTGGGCCTGGTGGGCAAGACGGGCCGCGTCACCGGCCCCCACCTCCACTGGGGCGTGAAGGTGGATGGGCTCTGGGTGGACGGCCTGTCGCTGCTCAAGCTGGACTTCTTCGGCACGCCGGAGCCCCGCGTGGCCACCGCCGCGCCCGGCCCGGTCCAGGCCGCACCCACCGAGCCGCTCGCCGGCAAGGGCGAGCCGGCCGCTCCCGTCACCACCAGCGGCAGCCCGTAG
- a CDS encoding endonuclease/exonuclease/phosphatase family protein, with the protein MELTLVSYNIHSGIGTDGRFDLHRVGEVLREIDADIIALQEVGDFRGKTSREDQPEHLADLLGLHMAFGPNVVRQGRRYGNAVLTRLPILKSKNYDLSVESREPRGALRCDLDLGGGRQLHIFCLHLGLSLGERRRQEGLLLSSDILRDTVRKDPVVVCGDFNYWGNKPVPALVRRAIHDAALELRMPARTYPSRLPLLRLDRIFVDTQVRPLTIRPHRSPLATVASDHLPLVMRFEAPIATEPMAVSAPVQLIG; encoded by the coding sequence GTGGAGCTGACGCTCGTCTCGTACAACATCCACAGCGGGATCGGCACCGACGGGCGCTTCGATCTCCACCGCGTGGGCGAGGTGCTGCGGGAGATCGACGCGGACATCATCGCCCTGCAGGAGGTGGGGGACTTCCGGGGCAAGACGTCCCGGGAGGACCAGCCCGAGCACCTGGCGGATCTGCTCGGGCTGCACATGGCCTTCGGCCCGAACGTGGTGCGCCAGGGCCGCCGCTACGGCAACGCCGTCCTCACCCGGCTGCCCATCCTCAAGTCGAAGAACTACGACTTGAGCGTGGAGAGCCGCGAGCCGCGCGGGGCGCTGCGCTGCGATCTGGATCTGGGCGGGGGGCGGCAGCTGCACATCTTCTGCCTCCACCTGGGGCTGTCGCTGGGGGAGCGCCGGCGGCAGGAGGGGCTGCTGCTGTCGTCGGACATCCTCCGGGACACGGTGCGCAAGGATCCGGTGGTGGTGTGCGGCGACTTCAACTACTGGGGGAACAAGCCGGTGCCCGCGCTGGTGCGCCGGGCCATCCATGATGCGGCGCTGGAGCTGCGCATGCCTGCACGCACCTACCCCTCCCGACTTCCGCTGCTGCGGCTGGACCGCATCTTCGTGGACACGCAAGTCCGCCCGCTGACCATCCGGCCTCACCGTTCCCCTTTGGCCACGGTCGCTTCGGACCACCTGCCGCTGGTGATGCGCTTCGAGGCGCCCATCGCCACCGAGCCCATGGCGGTCTCGGCACCCGTGCAGCTCATCGGGTAG
- a CDS encoding phage holin family protein: MNLGTEQTDRGISALVGRMADSFSRLVSQHITLARMELAEDAKAMGLDAARIIAFVPFLLVGYVFLCGALSVVLGAWMGYAGALAVVGGLNLVGGGIGIWHAVARLQNRQVMDDTSDEISRSVAALTTVSAPAAVPSQPRNVLKEPSNAQ, from the coding sequence ATGAACTTGGGGACGGAACAGACGGATCGCGGAATCTCCGCGCTCGTCGGACGGATGGCGGACAGCTTCAGCCGCCTGGTGTCCCAGCACATCACCCTGGCGCGCATGGAGCTGGCCGAGGATGCCAAGGCCATGGGCCTGGACGCGGCGCGCATCATCGCGTTCGTGCCCTTCCTGCTGGTGGGCTACGTCTTCCTGTGCGGAGCGCTCTCGGTGGTGCTCGGCGCGTGGATGGGCTACGCCGGGGCGCTGGCGGTGGTGGGCGGGCTCAACCTGGTGGGGGGCGGCATCGGCATCTGGCATGCCGTGGCGCGCCTGCAGAACCGCCAGGTGATGGATGACACCAGCGACGAGATTTCTCGAAGCGTGGCGGCGCTCACCACGGTGAGCGCGCCCGCGGCAGTGCCTTCGCAGCCCCGGAACGTGCTCAAGGAGCCCTCGAATGCCCAGTAA
- a CDS encoding DUF3618 domain-containing protein, protein MPSNGQPKIAPRNPAALRAEIERTRAELATSVSALREEVATVTDWRAWVDKRPLLCVGAAFMIGFLLGQRR, encoded by the coding sequence ATGCCCAGTAATGGACAGCCCAAGATCGCGCCTCGCAACCCCGCCGCCCTGCGCGCCGAGATCGAGCGCACCCGAGCGGAGCTGGCCACGTCGGTCAGCGCGCTGCGCGAGGAGGTGGCCACCGTCACCGACTGGCGCGCCTGGGTGGACAAGCGCCCGCTGCTGTGCGTGGGGGCGGCCTTCATGATCGGCTTCCTGCTCGGCCAGCGGCGCTAG
- a CDS encoding YtxH domain-containing protein, with product MFGVSDLKELKKLDKDDLLNLIGLETRKETTDYLLPALGAFTVGVLLGVGVGLMLAPKPGNELRNDLRNRFEGGKDTLTGAGTQRTETVTRGV from the coding sequence ATGTTCGGAGTCAGTGATCTCAAGGAGCTGAAGAAGCTGGACAAGGATGATCTGCTCAACCTGATCGGGCTGGAGACTCGGAAGGAGACGACGGACTATCTCCTGCCGGCGCTGGGCGCGTTCACGGTGGGCGTGCTGCTGGGCGTGGGAGTCGGCCTGATGCTGGCGCCCAAGCCGGGCAACGAGCTGCGCAATGATCTGCGCAACCGGTTCGAGGGCGGCAAGGACACGCTCACGGGCGCGGGCACCCAGCGCACCGAGACCGTCACGCGCGGCGTGTAG